In a genomic window of Allomeiothermus silvanus DSM 9946:
- a CDS encoding IS3-like element ISMesi1 family transposase (programmed frameshift): MRRWSAKEKVKIVLEVLSGQRTVAEACRAHEVAESVLYRWQRAFLDNAHAAFSHSCAEQEARVRELERLVGQMALELEVPKKSLGTLPAKERRELVMALKEAYPLRLLCRALGVPRSTLYYRSKGPNPEEAVLRGRLRELAGAWPRYGYRRLAALLRGEGFGVGEKRVRSLMRREGLLLTRKPLKPRTTLPEELLPEGVPNLLLGLEVTGFHQVWVADLSYVVLGEGVAYLAVVMDLHTRKILGVALGPRLSQGLALAALEMALREGCPEVHHSDRGVQYTSRAYVERLLGLGVRLSYAGTGRPWENGHAERLIRTVKEEWVDLREYRTLEEARASVEAFVFEVYNRKRPHSALGYLTPEAFVDSLLKGGGSPD; this comes from the exons ATGCGCAGGTGGTCAGCGAAGGAAAAGGTAAAAATTGTGTTGGAGGTCTTGTCGGGTCAAAGGACCGTGGCCGAAGCCTGCCGAGCTCACGAGGTCGCAGAGTCCGTGCTCTACAGGTGGCAACGGGCGTTCTTGGATAACGCCCATGCCGCCTTCTCCCATAGCTGCGCAGAACAAGAGGCCCGCGTCCGCGAACTGGAACGCTTGGTCGGCCAGATGGCCCTGGAGCTGGAGGTCC CTAAAAAAAGCCTCGGGACTCTACCGGCAAAGGAAAGGCGGGAGCTGGTGATGGCCCTCAAGGAGGCCTATCCCCTCCGCCTGCTGTGCCGGGCCCTTGGGGTGCCCCGGAGCACCCTCTACTACCGGTCTAAGGGTCCCAATCCCGAGGAGGCGGTCCTCCGAGGCCGCTTGCGGGAGCTGGCGGGGGCCTGGCCCCGGTATGGATACCGGCGCCTCGCCGCTCTCTTGCGGGGGGAGGGCTTCGGGGTGGGGGAGAAGCGGGTGCGCTCCCTGATGCGGAGGGAAGGCCTGCTCCTTACCCGGAAGCCCCTCAAGCCCAGGACCACTCTCCCGGAAGAGCTTCTCCCGGAGGGGGTGCCCAACCTTCTGCTGGGGCTTGAGGTGACCGGCTTCCACCAGGTGTGGGTGGCGGACCTGAGCTACGTGGTCCTGGGGGAGGGGGTGGCCTACCTGGCGGTGGTGATGGACCTCCACACCCGCAAGATCCTGGGGGTGGCCCTGGGGCCGAGGCTGTCCCAGGGGCTTGCTCTTGCGGCGCTGGAGATGGCCCTTAGGGAGGGATGCCCCGAGGTGCACCATTCGGACCGGGGGGTGCAGTACACCTCCAGGGCCTATGTGGAGCGGCTTTTGGGGCTAGGGGTGAGGCTGAGCTACGCGGGGACGGGGAGGCCCTGGGAGAACGGGCACGCGGAGCGGCTGATCCGGACCGTCAAGGAGGAGTGGGTGGACCTGCGGGAGTACCGGACTCTGGAGGAGGCGCGGGCGTCGGTGGAGGCGTTCGTCTTTGAGGTGTACAACCGCAAGCGTCCGCACTCGGCCTTGGGGTACCTGACGCCTGAAGCTTTTGTGGACAGCCTGTTGAAAGGGGGTGGGAGCCCTGACTAA
- a CDS encoding FAD-binding protein: protein MKAAEQADVIVVGSGQGGVPLAADMAQQGQKVLLLESGALGGSCIEVLPQIWTTPRERPRGVA, encoded by the coding sequence ATGAAAGCTGCAGAACAGGCCGATGTGATCGTGGTGGGGAGCGGTCAGGGCGGGGTGCCGTTGGCCGCCGATATGGCCCAACAGGGCCAGAAAGTGCTGCTGTTGGAGAGTGGGGCTTTGGGTGGGAGTTGCATTGAAGTGCTGCCCCAAATTTGGACCACCCCAAGAGAGAGACCGAGGGGTGTAGCCTGA
- the mce gene encoding methylmalonyl-CoA epimerase: MKLHHVGIAVTDLEQAARPYLRLGYRLEAQDTVESQGVQVYMLSSGEDRLELLYATRPDSAIAKFIEKRGPGLHHLAFATRDIRAELAKLAAEGAPLIDSSPRPGFGGHWVAFVHPKWSGGVLVELVEAEK, encoded by the coding sequence ATGAAGCTGCATCACGTAGGGATCGCCGTAACCGACCTCGAGCAAGCCGCCCGGCCTTACTTGCGGCTGGGGTATAGGCTCGAGGCCCAGGACACCGTGGAAAGCCAGGGCGTGCAGGTATACATGCTGAGCAGCGGAGAGGATCGGCTGGAACTCCTCTATGCTACCCGCCCCGATTCGGCCATCGCCAAGTTCATCGAAAAGCGCGGGCCAGGGCTGCACCACCTGGCCTTCGCCACCCGGGATATTCGGGCCGAGCTGGCCAAACTCGCCGCCGAGGGCGCGCCCTTGATTGACAGCAGCCCCCGGCCCGGATTTGGGGGGCACTGGGTCGCGTTCGTGCATCCCAAGTGGTCGGGCGGAGTGCTGGTGGAGCTGGTGGAGGCGGAGAAGTGA
- a CDS encoding dihydrolipoyl dehydrogenase family protein, with protein MRWCKFRGAVHINYGCTPSKAFLASAHAAGRARLAGGLGVHAQVRVDFGAVMERVRRIRSQWSAGVERRLERAGVQVIRARASFSGPKRVRGGDLQFEAPLIVLNTGTAPAIPDIAGLAGTPYLTNQNFFDQTELPRRLLVLGGGYIGLELGQGMARLGAEVHILEPGDRLMGREEPDVGQTLREAFEAEGIQVHLGVKAERVEHGVEGFVLHLSDGSRLAGEALLVATGRQPNTAALQAQAVGLELDEKGYVRIDDQFRTSLEGVYAIGDVAGQPQFTHVSWEDYRRLKAIVQGEPRTRADRVVGYAAFTDPQLGRVGMTLEQAREKGLQAKAVTLPLSQVARATELGQERGFFRLVVEEKSGKILGATFVGYEAGELVQIILAHMESGSTWRVLERSVHIHPTLAEGLPSLARLLQ; from the coding sequence GTGAGGTGGTGCAAATTTAGGGGCGCAGTACACATCAATTACGGCTGTACTCCCTCCAAGGCCTTCTTGGCCTCGGCACACGCGGCAGGCCGGGCGCGGTTGGCGGGAGGGTTGGGGGTGCACGCCCAGGTGCGGGTGGACTTCGGGGCGGTGATGGAACGGGTGCGCCGGATTCGCTCGCAGTGGAGCGCCGGGGTAGAGCGGCGGCTCGAGCGGGCCGGGGTCCAGGTCATTCGGGCGCGGGCGAGTTTTAGCGGGCCGAAGCGGGTCCGGGGTGGAGACCTCCAATTCGAGGCCCCCCTAATCGTGCTCAACACCGGAACCGCCCCTGCGATCCCGGATATTGCCGGCCTGGCCGGCACGCCTTACCTGACCAACCAGAACTTCTTCGACCAGACCGAGCTACCCCGGCGCTTGCTGGTGTTGGGCGGGGGGTACATCGGCCTCGAGCTGGGACAGGGGATGGCCCGGCTGGGCGCGGAGGTGCACATCCTCGAGCCCGGCGACCGGCTGATGGGCCGCGAGGAGCCCGACGTAGGCCAAACTCTGCGCGAAGCCTTCGAGGCCGAAGGCATCCAGGTCCACCTGGGGGTGAAAGCGGAGCGGGTCGAGCACGGGGTGGAGGGGTTTGTCTTGCACCTGTCGGACGGCTCGAGGCTCGCGGGCGAAGCCCTGCTGGTGGCCACCGGCCGCCAGCCCAACACCGCCGCCCTCCAGGCGCAGGCGGTGGGGCTCGAGCTGGACGAAAAAGGCTATGTCCGCATAGATGACCAATTCCGTACCTCCTTGGAGGGTGTTTATGCCATCGGGGATGTGGCGGGCCAGCCCCAGTTCACCCACGTGTCCTGGGAGGATTACCGCCGTCTCAAGGCGATTGTGCAGGGCGAACCCCGCACCCGCGCCGACCGGGTGGTGGGCTACGCTGCTTTCACCGACCCGCAACTGGGGCGGGTGGGGATGACGCTCGAGCAGGCCCGGGAAAAAGGTTTGCAAGCCAAGGCTGTGACGCTGCCGCTCTCCCAGGTGGCCCGGGCTACTGAGCTAGGCCAGGAGCGAGGCTTTTTCCGGCTAGTGGTAGAGGAAAAAAGCGGCAAGATTCTGGGAGCGACTTTTGTCGGCTACGAGGCAGGAGAACTGGTCCAAATCATCCTGGCCCATATGGAATCGGGCTCGACCTGGCGCGTTTTGGAGCGCTCGGTGCACATCCACCCCACGCTCGCTGAAGGTTTACCGAGCCTGGCGCGGCTTTTGCAGTAA
- a CDS encoding RNA-guided endonuclease InsQ/TnpB family protein, protein MMCYTVFVQTLTLRCTLKPTPEQAAALAASPIGEHLAATVRLFAQGCNHALRVAKERGEFRRFQLHHLVYRDLRAMGLSANLAVQAIARVGRKKGSRAKFYQPTSCTFDPRTLSLRGESVSLTTTAGRLVIPMKLGNYQRGLLKRAKSVQGGVLTQGPKGKWYLNLILRLETPTPPTGGGRVVGVDLGQKVLATLSSGVQFSGGSLKGNRLHYLAKRAEVQSKLDRPSERTRGTRRLWERLTGREARFVNHTLHTPARRIVDGLEPGDTLAIEDLTHLRSRTAKRGKKERHLHNLWPYARLRSLLEYKAALRGVQVVAVDPRHTSQECPRCGHTAKENRKSQALFRCAACGFQHNADWVAAHNIALRAGPQALPQGIVARRAGSTGMGREGSGIAAGRCAPNLCKPARILRVSSLHRFSSESLYQTA, encoded by the coding sequence ATGATGTGCTATACTGTTTTCGTACAGACCCTTACGCTCCGTTGTACCCTCAAGCCCACTCCCGAACAGGCGGCGGCGCTGGCTGCTTCGCCGATAGGCGAACATCTTGCGGCCACGGTGCGGTTGTTCGCCCAGGGCTGCAACCACGCCCTGAGGGTGGCTAAGGAGCGGGGAGAGTTCCGTCGCTTCCAGCTGCATCACCTGGTCTACCGCGACCTCCGGGCGATGGGGCTCAGTGCTAACCTCGCCGTACAAGCGATTGCCCGCGTGGGCCGCAAGAAGGGCAGCCGGGCGAAGTTCTACCAGCCCACCTCCTGTACCTTCGACCCGCGCACCCTCTCCCTGCGGGGGGAGTCGGTGTCCTTGACCACCACCGCAGGCCGCCTGGTCATCCCGATGAAGCTGGGGAACTACCAGCGGGGGTTGTTGAAGCGGGCCAAGAGCGTCCAGGGAGGGGTGCTGACCCAGGGGCCGAAGGGCAAGTGGTACCTCAACCTCATTCTTCGGCTGGAAACCCCCACCCCGCCCACGGGTGGCGGGAGGGTGGTGGGGGTGGACCTGGGGCAGAAGGTCCTGGCCACCCTCTCCAGCGGGGTGCAGTTTTCCGGCGGTTCCCTCAAGGGAAACCGTCTGCATTATCTGGCCAAGCGGGCTGAGGTCCAATCCAAGCTGGACCGTCCTTCCGAACGCACCAGGGGCACTCGTCGCCTTTGGGAACGGCTTACGGGAAGGGAAGCCCGTTTTGTGAACCACACCCTGCACACCCCGGCAAGGCGCATCGTGGACGGTCTGGAACCCGGCGATACGCTGGCCATCGAGGACCTGACCCACCTCAGGAGCCGCACCGCCAAGAGGGGTAAGAAGGAAAGGCACCTCCACAACCTCTGGCCCTACGCCCGCCTCCGCTCGCTGCTGGAGTACAAGGCGGCCCTGAGGGGGGTACAGGTTGTTGCGGTGGACCCCAGGCACACCAGCCAGGAATGCCCCCGGTGTGGACATACCGCCAAGGAGAACCGCAAAAGCCAGGCGCTGTTCCGCTGCGCGGCGTGTGGGTTTCAGCACAACGCGGACTGGGTGGCCGCGCATAACATTGCCTTGCGTGCAGGGCCGCAGGCCCTCCCGCAGGGGATCGTTGCCCGAAGAGCAGGCTCGACGGGCATGGGCCGCGAGGGGAGCGGCATAGCCGCTGGGCGCTGTGCGCCTAACCTGTGTAAACCGGCCCGGATTCTGAGGGTGTCGTCTTTGCATCGTTTCTCCTCGGAAAGCCTCTACCAGACCGCGTAG
- a CDS encoding VanZ family protein — protein MSRPLYLILALGWMGVIFYFSSQSGDRVGIPSPWDKFVHAGVYGLLGWLLGRGSGHPAWGWAIAVAYGLSDEFHQSFVPGRQADALDLLADSVGAFLGTRLLQKPRQAR, from the coding sequence GTGAGCCGCCCCTTATACCTGATCCTCGCTTTGGGCTGGATGGGGGTGATCTTCTACTTCTCTTCCCAAAGTGGGGACCGAGTAGGCATCCCTTCTCCCTGGGACAAGTTCGTCCATGCCGGGGTGTATGGGCTGTTGGGCTGGTTGCTGGGTCGCGGCAGCGGTCACCCGGCCTGGGGTTGGGCCATCGCGGTCGCCTATGGTCTCAGCGACGAGTTTCACCAAAGCTTCGTCCCGGGGCGACAAGCCGACGCGCTGGACTTGCTGGCCGACTCGGTGGGGGCCTTCCTAGGCACTCGCTTACTGCAAAAGCCGCGCCAGGCTCGGTAA